The stretch of DNA GAACTGCCCGGCGTCCATGGCCAGGGCGATGTCCGACAGCAGCTGGCCGGCCCCGTCCTTCCGCTCGCGCAGCGTTTTCGATCCGCTTCGTTTGTTCAACAGCGAGGCGACGTCGTCGTCCCAGCAGCCGGAAACGGCGGCGTCTTTCTGACCGACGTAGCCCCAGCCGGCGCATCCGCCTCCGCCCAGGCCGCCGCTTTCGAGGGCCAGCGCGTAGCATCCCAACTGAAACGCTTTGCCGTAGGCGGACGATTTTCCCGCTTTGTAGTCCCAAAGCAGGAAACGGCCGTCTTTAAGGCGGTCGAGGCGGTCGCAGCGGCCGCGGAACGTGACCGCACCGCGCCGCAGCGGCGGCAGGTCGAGCTCGCACAGGATCTCTGCGCGCAGCGGGCGCAGTGCCGCCTCCCATTCGTCCTGCGTGGCGGCACAGCGCTTCACGCAAAAGCGCAGCTCGGAGCGGACGCGGCTCAGCGACGGAGAGCGCAGCAGCGCCGGATAGTTTTCGCCGACCACTTCGTCGAAAAGGCGGCGCGTTCTCTCTTCGATCGAGCCGCGGCAGCCCGAAGCAGAGTACTCACACCAGACGCGCTCCCAGAGGGCGTGCACGGCCGCTCCGCCGCGGAGCGGGTCGTACTCCCCCTCGCGCGGCGGTTCCTCGTAACCGAGGACGGCTCGCAGCGCGAAAAGGTACGGGCACTCGGCGAAGTCGTCCACGGAACTCAGGCGCGCTTCGGCGGCCGCGGCTCCGAGCCGTCCCGGCGGCACGCGGCTGGCCGGCAGCGC from Pyramidobacter piscolens W5455 encodes:
- a CDS encoding RecB family exonuclease, yielding ALPASRVPPGRLGAAAAEARLSSVDDFAECPYLFALRAVLGYEEPPREGEYDPLRGGAAVHALWERVWCEYSASGCRGSIEERTRRLFDEVVGENYPALLRSPSLSRVRSELRFCVKRCAATQDEWEAALRPLRAEILCELDLPPLRRGAVTFRGRCDRLDRLKDGRFLLWDYKAGKSSAYGKAFQLGCYALALESGGLGGGGCAGWGYVGQKDAAVSGCWDDDVASLLNKRSGSKTLRERKDGAGQLLSDIALAMDAGQFPPRYESKRCRACAFAAICRRGEMSGELEESEEEGGADDE